In a genomic window of Bacillota bacterium:
- a CDS encoding aspartyl-phosphate phosphatase Spo0E family protein — MSRMNKSWVIKLNRNNFGELLVEIESKRRELYDVYWLEPRNKVKLVRLSEELDRLINEYQQGL, encoded by the coding sequence GTGTCGAGAATGAACAAAAGCTGGGTGATTAAATTGAACCGTAATAATTTTGGAGAACTATTGGTCGAAATTGAAAGTAAACGCCGAGAATTATATGATGTCTACTGGTTGGAGCCTCGAAACAAGGTTAAATTGGTTAGATTAAGCGAGGAGTTAGACCGATTAATAAACGAATATCAGCAAGGTCTTTAA